The Pseudomonas bijieensis DNA window GCCTGCACGCGGCGATTCCGGCCTTCATTGGCGGTGCCGGCCTGATCCTCAGTGCCTTCTTCGCTGACAACCTGGTGTTGTCCGTGCTCTTTCTCAGCGTCTCCGCTTCCGGAATCCTCAGCCTGATGCCGATTTTCTGGACTCTGCCGGGGACCGTGCTGTCGGGCGTCGCCGCCGCAGCCGGGATTGGCATGATCAACGCCATCGGCAACCTGTCGGGCTTCACCGGTTCGATGATCACTGCGGTGGCGGAAACCCTGACGGGCAATATCAACAACGGCACCTATGTACTGGCCCTGTGTCTGTTGGTCAGTGGCGGGCTGATCCTGGCCATTCCCGCCTCGATGCTCGGCAGGACACCCAAGAGCGCCGCCACGGCAGCGCAACTGGAGGCTGCATGAGCCTACACAACAAGCGCGTACTGGTGACGGCCGCGGGGCAGGGCATTGGCCTGGCCAGCGCCGTGGCCTTCGCCCGGGCCGGTGCCGAGGTGTTCGCCACTGACATCGATATCCGTGCTCTGACGGGGATCGAAGGGATCACCGCCATGCCCCTGGACGTCACGTCGCCCGCGGCCATCAGCGCCGCCTGCGAACGCATCGGCGGGCTCGATGTGCTGTTCAACTGCGCAGGCTTCGTGCACAGCGGCAATATCCTGGAGTGCGATGAAGTGGCCTGGGCGCGTTCGATGGACCTCAATGTCACGGCCATGTATCGCATGATCCGTGCGTTCCTGCCGGGCATGCTGGCCCGTGGTGGCGGCTCGATCATCAACATGTCGTCGGTGGCTTCCAGCATCAAAGGCGTGCCCAATCGCTTCGCCTATGCGACCAGCAAGGCGGCGGTGGTGGGCCTGACCAAATCCATCGCCAT harbors:
- a CDS encoding SDR family oxidoreductase, whose amino-acid sequence is MSLHNKRVLVTAAGQGIGLASAVAFARAGAEVFATDIDIRALTGIEGITAMPLDVTSPAAISAACERIGGLDVLFNCAGFVHSGNILECDEVAWARSMDLNVTAMYRMIRAFLPGMLARGGGSIINMSSVASSIKGVPNRFAYATSKAAVVGLTKSIAIDFVSQGIRCNAICPGTVDSPSLRQRIADQAARQGVDEAEVYRQFLDRQPMGRIGSTEEIAQLAVYLGSDASAYTTGAVHVIDGGMSL